In bacterium, one DNA window encodes the following:
- a CDS encoding metalloregulator ArsR/SmtB family transcription factor, whose translation MEHHDLLAEMFTALGHPNRLRIVAFLTDGERCQCELPDVLQLEQSNISRHVKVLVSAGVLRARKDGIRTMLRVSNPAVFDLLNDSEAIVLDALQSRIKALVP comes from the coding sequence ATGGAGCATCACGACCTTCTTGCCGAAATGTTTACGGCACTCGGTCATCCCAACAGGTTGAGGATTGTTGCTTTCCTTACCGATGGTGAACGTTGCCAATGTGAATTGCCTGATGTCCTGCAGCTGGAGCAGTCGAATATTTCGCGCCATGTCAAAGTCCTCGTCAGTGCAGGGGTACTCCGCGCACGGAAGGATGGCATACGGACCATGCTGCGGGTTTCGAATCCCGCGGTTTTCGACCTCTTGAATGACTCGGAAGCAATTGTACTCGATGCCCTGCAAAGCCGCATCAAAGCCTTGGTGCCATAA
- a CDS encoding cytochrome ubiquinol oxidase subunit I: MDLDVLFLSRFQFALTIMFHYLFPPLSIGLGVVMVITEGMFLKTKNRQYEVMARFWTKIFAVVFAMGVATGIVMEFEFGTNWATYSRYVGDVFGSPLAAEGVFAFFLESGFLAVLVFGWDRVGPKMHFFSTLMVAFGSMFSAVWIVVANSWQQTPAGFHIVGEGMMARAEITDFWTMVFNPSSVDRLTHTLIGAFILGGFFVMSITAWYILHKRHMVVAKQGFTIGLAVATIASLAALVSGHHQAQTVSVTQPAKLATFEGHFKTGPADLWLFGIPDPDQQKVHMGIAIPGGLSFLVHGDFDADVTGLDAIPEDEHPPLQIPFQTYHLMVALGMYFIFITLLASFFRWRGTLFDKRWLLWVFVFSIIGPYIANQAGWIAAEVGRQPWIVYGLLRTSDALSKAVSAEEVLTSIILFTIIYLFLFAIWLYIMNDKIKHGPDDVSELESGMEGGLLETVGERAGTGGASLTNPRDKDGKEG; this comes from the coding sequence ATGGATCTTGACGTCCTTTTTCTCTCCCGCTTCCAGTTCGCCCTCACGATCATGTTTCATTACCTGTTCCCGCCGCTGTCGATCGGACTCGGCGTGGTCATGGTCATTACCGAGGGAATGTTTCTCAAGACGAAGAACCGCCAGTACGAAGTCATGGCGCGGTTCTGGACAAAGATTTTTGCCGTGGTATTCGCGATGGGCGTTGCCACGGGTATCGTGATGGAGTTTGAATTCGGCACCAACTGGGCGACGTATTCGCGCTATGTCGGTGACGTGTTCGGCTCTCCCCTCGCCGCGGAAGGTGTGTTCGCCTTCTTCCTCGAATCCGGTTTCCTCGCCGTTCTCGTCTTCGGCTGGGATCGTGTCGGACCGAAGATGCACTTTTTCTCCACACTCATGGTGGCCTTCGGCTCCATGTTTTCCGCGGTATGGATTGTCGTGGCGAATTCCTGGCAGCAGACGCCGGCGGGATTCCACATCGTGGGTGAAGGCATGATGGCCCGGGCCGAAATCACGGACTTCTGGACGATGGTGTTCAACCCCTCCTCCGTCGACCGGCTGACGCATACGCTCATTGGCGCATTCATCCTTGGCGGTTTTTTCGTCATGAGCATCACGGCATGGTATATCCTGCACAAGCGGCATATGGTCGTGGCGAAACAGGGATTCACTATCGGACTCGCGGTTGCCACAATCGCATCCCTCGCCGCGCTGGTCAGCGGACACCATCAGGCCCAGACCGTGTCGGTGACGCAACCTGCGAAGCTCGCCACGTTTGAAGGACATTTTAAAACAGGTCCGGCCGATCTCTGGTTGTTCGGCATCCCGGATCCGGATCAGCAGAAAGTGCATATGGGTATCGCCATTCCGGGAGGACTCAGTTTCCTCGTGCACGGCGATTTCGATGCGGATGTGACCGGACTGGATGCCATTCCCGAAGACGAACATCCCCCACTGCAAATCCCGTTTCAGACCTATCATCTGATGGTGGCCCTGGGGATGTATTTCATCTTCATCACCCTGCTGGCCTCATTTTTCCGATGGCGGGGCACGCTGTTCGACAAGCGATGGCTGCTCTGGGTATTCGTCTTCAGTATCATCGGCCCCTACATCGCCAACCAGGCAGGATGGATCGCCGCCGAAGTCGGCCGTCAGCCCTGGATTGTCTACGGTTTGCTCAGGACCAGCGACGCGCTGAGTAAAGCCGTTTCCGCCGAGGAAGTTCTGACCAGCATCATTCTCTTCACGATTATTTATCTCTTCCTCTTCGCCATCTGGCTGTACATCATGAATGACAAGATCAAGCACGGACCCGATGACGTCTCCGAGTTGGAGTCCGGCATGGAGGGTGGACTACTGGAAACCGTGGGAGAGAGGGCCGGCACCGGAGGTGCATCGCTGACCAATCCCCGCGACAAAGACGGAAAGGAGGGCTAG
- the cydB gene encoding cytochrome d ubiquinol oxidase subunit II, with translation MDLNTFWFILMGALLTGYAILDGFDLGVGILHLFVKKDEERRLLMNSIGPLWDGNEVWLVTFGGALFAAFPHAYATAFSGFYLPFMLLLFALIFRAVSMEFRSKQEMRWWRQMWDVSFTGASTLATFLFGVAVGNMMKGLPIGPDMEYTGGLFNLLGPFPLLTGVLAVATFAMHGSIYLYLKTEGNLQKRIQRWMWTTFGVFLVLYMLTTMATLVMLPSAVKNFQEIPWAWVVVVLNVLAIANIPRAIYLGKPGYAFISSAATIAALTFLFGFDLFPNMIVSSIDPAYNLTIYNAASSQKTLGIMRWIAILGMPFVLSYTVAIYWIFRGKTKLGKFSY, from the coding sequence ATGGATCTCAACACCTTCTGGTTCATACTCATGGGCGCGCTGCTGACGGGCTACGCCATTCTCGACGGTTTCGATCTCGGCGTGGGGATTCTGCACCTCTTCGTGAAAAAGGATGAAGAACGCCGCCTGCTCATGAATTCCATCGGTCCCCTCTGGGACGGCAATGAAGTCTGGCTCGTGACCTTCGGTGGCGCATTGTTCGCGGCCTTCCCCCACGCATACGCCACCGCGTTCTCCGGCTTTTACCTTCCATTCATGCTGCTACTTTTCGCCCTGATATTCCGCGCCGTGTCGATGGAGTTTCGCTCCAAGCAGGAAATGCGCTGGTGGCGGCAGATGTGGGACGTCAGCTTCACGGGCGCCAGTACGCTGGCGACCTTCCTGTTCGGTGTGGCCGTTGGGAACATGATGAAAGGACTGCCCATTGGTCCCGACATGGAATACACCGGTGGACTCTTCAATCTGCTGGGCCCCTTCCCCCTGCTCACCGGCGTGCTTGCGGTGGCGACCTTCGCCATGCACGGCTCGATATACCTGTACCTGAAAACCGAGGGTAATCTGCAGAAGCGCATTCAGCGCTGGATGTGGACGACCTTCGGCGTATTCCTCGTACTGTATATGCTCACCACCATGGCGACGCTGGTCATGCTGCCGAGTGCCGTGAAAAACTTCCAGGAAATCCCCTGGGCATGGGTCGTCGTCGTGCTCAACGTGCTGGCCATCGCCAACATCCCGCGAGCCATTTATCTCGGTAAGCCCGGCTACGCCTTCATCTCATCGGCCGCTACTATTGCTGCGCTAACCTTCCTGTTCGGCTTTGATCTCTTCCCGAACATGATCGTTTCCAGCATCGACCCGGCCTACAACCTGACCATCTACAACGCCGCGTCTTCCCAGAAGACCCTCGGCATCATGCGCTGGATCGCCATCCTCGGCATGCCTTTCGTCCTCAGCTACACCGTCGCGATCTACTGGATCTTCCGCGGCAAAACGAAGCTGGGGAAGTTTTCATACTAG
- a CDS encoding class I fructose-bisphosphate aldolase, whose amino-acid sequence MIEKIQELLGSDADNLLNHTCNTIAKDALHLPGPDFVDRVWKDSDRNPRVLVNLQRIYGHGRLGNTGYMSILPVDQGIEHSAGASFAPNPIYFDPENIVKLAIEGGCNAVASTLGVLGSVARRYAHRIPFIVKINHNELLTYPNTFDQIQFGSVDQAFDMGAAAIGATIYFGSDESDRQIQEIAEAFEYAHELGMATILWCYLRNPGFKKDGTDYHTAADLTGQANHLGVTIQADIIKQKLPTNNGGFTAINFGKTHKLVYEQLSSDHPIDLTRYQVANCYMGRAGLINSGGASSGATDMAEAVATAVINKRAGGQGLISGRKAFQRPMTEGAALLNAIQDVYLCEDVSIA is encoded by the coding sequence ATGATTGAGAAAATTCAGGAATTGCTCGGCAGCGATGCCGATAATCTGCTCAACCACACCTGCAACACCATCGCGAAAGATGCCCTGCACCTTCCGGGACCCGATTTCGTCGACCGCGTCTGGAAAGACAGCGACCGCAATCCCCGCGTGCTGGTGAACCTGCAGCGTATTTACGGACATGGACGCCTCGGGAATACGGGCTATATGTCCATTCTCCCCGTGGACCAGGGAATCGAACACAGCGCCGGCGCTTCGTTTGCTCCCAACCCGATTTACTTCGATCCTGAAAACATCGTGAAGCTGGCCATCGAAGGCGGCTGCAATGCCGTCGCCAGTACGCTTGGCGTCCTCGGCTCCGTCGCCCGCCGCTACGCGCACCGCATCCCCTTCATCGTCAAGATCAATCACAACGAACTGCTGACGTATCCGAATACCTTCGATCAGATTCAGTTCGGAAGCGTCGATCAGGCATTCGACATGGGTGCGGCAGCCATCGGCGCCACAATCTATTTCGGTTCGGATGAGTCTGACCGCCAGATCCAGGAAATCGCCGAAGCCTTCGAGTACGCACATGAACTCGGTATGGCCACGATTCTCTGGTGCTACCTCCGCAACCCGGGCTTCAAGAAAGACGGTACGGATTATCACACCGCGGCGGACCTGACGGGACAGGCCAATCACCTTGGCGTCACCATCCAGGCCGACATCATCAAGCAGAAACTACCCACGAATAATGGCGGTTTCACGGCGATCAACTTCGGCAAAACGCACAAGCTCGTGTACGAGCAGCTCAGCTCTGACCATCCCATCGATCTGACCCGCTACCAGGTCGCCAACTGCTACATGGGCCGCGCGGGACTGATCAACAGCGGTGGTGCCAGCTCTGGCGCGACCGACATGGCGGAAGCCGTCGCCACAGCCGTCATCAACAAACGCGCAGGCGGACAGGGACTCATTTCCGGCCGCAAAGCCTTCCAGCGTCCCATGACCGAAGGCGCCGCCCTCCTCAACGCGATCCAGGACGTGTACCTCTGCGAGGACGTGAGCATAGCGTAA
- a CDS encoding TIGR01777 family oxidoreductase encodes MSKHILLTGGTGLIGSRVTRELTRRGDTVTILTRNPKRAGDKLPDGVNILRWLSDDDDDWQSAVAEVDAIIHLAGESIAEERWSDAYKQRIYDSRIATAAALIDAMKKAEKHPSAMISASAVGFYGDTGEDQVDESDAPGKDFLAELCIDWEAAVRKAEELDVRVVTTRFGLVLAHDGGVLDKLLTPFKMFAGGPVGDGEQWFPWVHIDDVVGIILHALDHEEISGVLNAVAPGILRNREFADALGMALDRPSRFSVPAFVIKLAMGELGETLLGGQRVNPRRTLESGYEFQYDNIKDALADLVEKD; translated from the coding sequence ATGTCGAAACATATTCTCCTGACCGGAGGCACCGGTCTGATTGGTTCCCGCGTCACCAGGGAACTGACCCGCCGCGGAGACACCGTCACCATTCTCACCCGAAATCCCAAACGCGCAGGGGACAAGCTTCCCGATGGCGTGAACATTCTTCGCTGGCTCAGCGACGACGACGACGACTGGCAGTCTGCCGTCGCCGAAGTGGACGCCATCATTCATCTTGCAGGTGAATCCATCGCGGAGGAGCGCTGGTCAGATGCGTACAAGCAGCGCATTTACGACAGCCGCATCGCTACGGCCGCTGCGCTGATCGACGCCATGAAAAAAGCGGAGAAGCATCCTTCAGCCATGATTTCCGCTTCGGCTGTCGGGTTTTATGGCGACACGGGTGAGGACCAGGTTGATGAGAGCGACGCCCCGGGCAAGGATTTTCTCGCGGAGTTATGCATTGACTGGGAAGCCGCAGTGCGGAAGGCAGAGGAGCTGGATGTGCGCGTGGTGACCACACGTTTCGGTCTGGTACTCGCGCATGACGGCGGTGTGCTCGACAAACTGCTCACTCCCTTCAAGATGTTTGCCGGTGGTCCCGTCGGCGACGGCGAGCAGTGGTTCCCCTGGGTGCATATCGACGACGTCGTCGGCATCATCCTCCACGCGCTCGATCATGAGGAAATCAGCGGCGTCCTCAATGCCGTTGCCCCCGGCATTCTCCGCAACCGAGAATTTGCCGATGCGCTGGGCATGGCGCTTGACCGTCCCTCCCGTTTCAGCGTCCCTGCCTTCGTCATCAAGCTGGCCATGGGCGAGCTCGGTGAGACGTTGCTTGGCGGACAGCGCGTCAATCCGCGCCGGACGCTGGAGAGCGGCTACGAATTCCAGTACGACAACATCAAGGATGCGCTGGCAGACCTGGTCGAAAAAGACTGA
- a CDS encoding HDIG domain-containing protein, whose amino-acid sequence MTRENALALLHEHTESESLRKHAYAVEAAMRAYARKFGEDEEEWGMVGLLHDFDYEKHPTEEEHPFVGNRILEEAGWPENIRRAIMSHAPYTGVARESTMEKSLFAVDELCGFLMAVAYVRPDRSMSSVQYKSVKKKMKDKGFARAVSREDMLQGAEELGVPFEEHVAFVISALADAGDSLGV is encoded by the coding sequence ATGACACGAGAAAACGCCCTCGCACTGCTGCATGAACACACGGAATCGGAGAGCCTGCGCAAGCACGCGTACGCGGTGGAAGCTGCGATGCGAGCGTATGCACGGAAATTCGGGGAGGATGAGGAAGAGTGGGGGATGGTCGGACTGCTGCACGATTTCGATTACGAAAAGCACCCCACAGAGGAAGAACATCCTTTCGTGGGAAATCGCATTCTCGAAGAGGCGGGCTGGCCGGAGAATATCCGGCGCGCCATCATGTCGCATGCGCCGTATACCGGTGTCGCGCGTGAGAGCACGATGGAGAAGTCGCTGTTTGCGGTGGACGAACTCTGCGGTTTCCTCATGGCTGTTGCGTATGTGCGTCCCGATCGCAGCATGAGCAGCGTGCAGTACAAATCAGTCAAGAAGAAGATGAAGGATAAGGGGTTTGCCCGTGCGGTGAGCCGCGAGGATATGCTGCAGGGGGCCGAAGAACTCGGCGTGCCTTTTGAAGAGCATGTAGCCTTCGTCATTTCCGCACTTGCGGATGCCGGGGATTCCCTCGGGGTGTGA